GGCCAGAGGGATCTATCTATGTCTGGATCCTATCTCAGCTGCAGTAGCTCCTTTTCCcggcgaggtggccggcggcgAGCTGAGAGGCGGTCAGATGGGGAGACCGGCGGCGCGGTCTCAGAAGATGTCGAGGACGTCGAGGATGGCGGCGTTGCAGAGCGGGCAGCGGCCGCGGCCGGCGAGGAGCTCGCGGGCGCAGGCGCGGCAGAAGGTGTGGCCGCACGGGATGAAGGCCGCGCCCTTGGCCCGCGCCATGCACACGCAGCAGCAGCCGGCGCCTCGCCCCGGCTCCGGCAGCTCCGCGTCGTCCTCCGGCACCAGCGCGTCCTGCGACGACGGCTCCGACGCGGCGACCGCCGggtcctgctcctgctcctgctgtGCCGTCGCGCCGGCGCTCCACTGCCTCTCCGTCTGCTCCAGCAGCGCCATGAGGGACACCCGCTCCCcctgctcctcctcttcctccgccgcctgATCCGTCGGCGGCTGAGGCGGCGACGCCTCCGGAGGTGTCACCGGCGCGGCCACGGGTCTAGTCAACGCGGGGCCCGGGGCCGGCAGGGACACCGCGCGGCGGACGAACGGGTCGCCGACGCCCGTTGCGGAGACCACGGCGTGCGAGGCGGGGGGAGCCGGCTGGTCGTCGCGGATGATGTCGAGCAGCGTccgcgcggcggcggcagcgacggcggcgctggaggagggcggcgaggaggaggcccgGCGGTCGGCCTGCATGGCGGAGGCGAGGGTgaccgcggcggcgcggcggccgtcgTCCTCGTCGCGCAGCTTGAGGAGGTCGCGGAGGTTGCAGGAGCCCGGCTgccccggcggcgcggcggcgggcgggccCACGGCGGCCAGCTGGTCCGCCAGCGTCACGCTGCGCCGCAGCACCCTCCCCTCCATCTCGGCCGGTGTCTGGTCTGGGCAAAGGCAGTCGCCCGAggtggaagaagaggacaaggcggggaaaggaaagggaagggaagggaagcgcCTATTATTCTTCGGTCTAGCCAGCAGCGGCAGGGCGTCAGGGGTTAATGAAGGAAGGGCCTGGCGCGCGTGAGAGCGTGTATCGTATCGGCGAAGGGAGCGGGGTCTGTGGATCTTGACGATTAATCGCGGGGGGTTTCGGCTCGCGCCCGGTTGAGCACCGCGTCCTCTGGACGCATGATGACTGCAGTGCAGCAGCGGGGAGCGAGGCGAGGCGTGGGATCTGTCGGAGCCACGCTTGCGTGCCGTGCCGAGAAGGCGAGATCCATGGATGCTGCTTGGAATTTTGACGAGAATTGGTTCGATTTGAGCGATCTGGTCCGGTTTCTCAGGAATCTGGCTCCAATCGCTAGCTACTCTGAGGCCAAATCCACCGCGCGACTCTATCCTATCCGCGTAAAAGAGACAAAtgagacggcccagcgcgcggaCACAAACagacaaatgtccggattccgtccgctttcgacccatccccggcccaaacttgcgctcggtttggggtgaaacggacgcgcgTGGACGGCCtcgacgcacgcccttgtcccccccccctccccccgtggcccgcctgttagggacactagcagtccctccgctcccaNNNNNNNNNNNNNNNNNNNNNNNNNNNNNNNNNNNNNNNNNNNNNNNNNNNNNNNNNNNNNNNNNNNNNNNNNNNNNNNNNNNNNNNNNNNNNNNNNNNNNNNNNNNNNNNNNNNNNNNNNNNNNNNNNNNNNNNNNNCACCACGCCCGCGCTTCCGCCGTAGTTTTGGTCGTCGATCGGAGGAGGTTTGGCCCTCGCCGTCCTTGCCGGTGGTAGAGGGGACACGACTGCCGGCGACATACCACGGCGGCCGAGGCAGATTCCgacgagagctccagagcggcctgtagccggccggcaaccaccctgctgcgtcgaggtgatcatcgcggcctcttcgccaccacgagcgcaaggtgttcggccttttgccaacaaaggtatggacagtggagacgagtttttctaccatcacttcctttgttcaacggacgattcgtcgtcggatgatgacgatcttgtggtggctgcactggtcgttcacgaccatattcaacggcagcttcctcggtacagggggtcagtccctggccgtgctcccaacctgaaccgcaatagagagagaggccacgccctgctctatgcagattactttgccaacaccccaCTCTTCAGGCCGGATAAATTTCGTCGCCGTTTTCGTATGGccaggcatgtgttcaatcgtattcgagagggagtggttgctcatgacccatacttcgagtgcaagacggatgcccttggcaagcttggattctcctcctaccagaaatgcaccgcgggcatccgcatgcttgcatatggaattccagacgatctggtggatgagtatgtgcgtatgagtgagacaacatatttgatgtcaatgtacaagttttgccaggctgtgatcgaggtctttggcccagagtacttgagacagccaactgccgctgatacagagagattgttggcgaccaacgcagctagaggctttccaggtatgcttggcagcatagattgtatgcactgagagtggaagaactgtccatttgcttggcagggccagtacaaggggcatgttaacgggtgcactgtcatattagaagcggtggcatcacaagatctttggatatgACATTCTTTTTtgggcatggcaggttctcacaatgatatcaacgtgctgcagcgttctccagtcttcgcgaggcttgcagaaggccactctccacctgtcaactttgagatcaacggccaccattacaacaagggatactatctagcagatggtatatatcctcagtggtcaacttttgtgaagacaatctcaaaaccccaaggtgagaagagaaagagatttgcccaaatgcaagagagtgttagaaaggatgtggaacgtgcttttggtgtgcttcaatcccggtggggtatcgttcgaaaccctgcactatcatgggatgaaaggaagctttgggaggtgatgactgcttgtgtgatcatgcacaacatgatcgtcgaggacgagcgtgatgagagtatcttcgactaaggatttgattatcaaggtgaaaatattgagcccctgcatCAAGACCCGGTCACATTTGAACAGTTTGCccaattccaccgtgagatgcATGATTGGCACTCATgtgaatcttcaaaatgacttggttgagcacgtgtgggatcacgttggcaaccaatagatgtatttgtccattttatgttcagtcaagacaatttcaattggattgtaaaaactattttaattttcagacaaatatttgagttcgaAACTAGTTTTAATGTAAATTTGGGCAATTCTTGGCCCTGACGGACAAGACGGGGCaaaaggatgcggccgcgcgctgggcgcacgaccaccgcatcccaggacaggcccggacacgatcTCAAATTCCTACCCAAAAGGACAAAAACagaacaaaacggacgtccgtttggagtcgcgcggtggagttggcctgacgTCGCCATCTGTGCGGTACGCCGGTGCGCCGACCGACTTGCGATGCTTCTCCCTAGTCACGGCTCGCCACTCTGTTTCGATCGGGTGGAGGAACAAAGGACGGTCAAAAGGGTTAAAAAGCACATTTTCTACCCCTTGGAAGCTCCACCATATATAGCGACACTGTCGCTGGCGCTGCGGGGTGAGGAAAGTTCCAAGTCGCCATCTATCCCAGCCAACACATGCAACCTTCGCTTGCATTCCAATCTCCCTCCCTCCCTACCATCGGTGGCAGACTCGCAGTAGCATCTGCGGCCCAGAAGCAACCAAAGCAGCCCACACTCTCTACCGGAGCCACCAGCACAAACAAAGCTGCTCAACACTGCGCATTTCAACACCTAAACACCGACACGCGACAGGAACCAACTGTTGAGTACCGCCGCgggtttatttttattctttttaagCGAAATCAGCTTCAGCCTACCAGTTCAGTAAAAGGCAGCAAGTTCTCAGAGCATGCTCCCGATACAGAAAAAACAAGTTCAGAACCCTACTTGCTTATTTTCAGACGTGTATTTAATTGCAGAATGCAAAAAATATCCAGTGTCTTCCTACGTGTATTCAATCTCGTTTCTAACAAAAAATATTCACTGTCGAACCTATCCCATGTCGTTCCGACAAGAATGACTATACTTTCATGGACAGAGAAAAATGGTTCTCTCCAGCTGACCACGCTACAAGTTGCAACCAATGCAAAATCCTGCAACTGCAATGACCCAGCCCGCCAAAATCAACAAAATTGGACTTGAAGACAGACTCTATGTAAGCAGCACGGTACACTTGGCCATCTAAACAATGCTTGCTAATCTCACCTTTCTGCTTCTTTTGTCAGCGCCTTTCTAATTGCTTAGTTGGGTAGAATGccggacatgcatcagttcatccTCTCGTAGAAAAGCATGGAAGCCTCGCGGCTGAGAACTTTTTCTAGGGAGACTTCCTTGATGTCGAGATCGCTTGCACGAACCCACGAGGAAGAACCACTGCTCTGATGGTTGTGACCCGCCCCCCGCACATAAGCAATGTAGTGCCCTCTATTTATTTGATGCCCTTCGTGCTCAATGACACCAACTAGACGGTAGCTGCAGTTATCTTTGTCCTCAGAACTGAAGGCAAGACAAAATCAAAATAGTTAACTCATATGTAAGGATTTCAGTTAGCAAGAAACTGATGATTAGCTTGAGTACCAACAATGGCCTGTCTTTCTTGAAAACAACAAAATGCATACTCTATCAGATAAACAGACAGCACTTAAGCGACTGATTCGAATACCAAGAAATTAAGGCCACTGCAAGATGTATACCCATCTAACTTTGAAAATACTAATCCAGAACTATAATAACTTCGACAAAAATAAAAGTTGGTCAAGGTTAGGCATAACCACCAAAAAGACCAGAAAATGTCACCATAATAACTTTTCATGATATGATAAGTTTAGAACATGACCATAACTTCGCCAGTGATACACTGCTATGTTGaatagaatttgtggcagacagccagtATAGCTGATACATATTCAAATATAATTATATCATTATACAAAAACTAGTTTCAATCAATGTACATGGTTCTGGTCCAAATGAGTCTGAGTGAACACTAAAATTCAGTTGATACTCAAATCGCAAAATGCATGGTACATGGTCCAAACTAGTTTCACTCAAATTGTCACCATATTTCCTTTTTCCTATGCAACAAAAATAGGATAGCTTTtcgcaaatactccctctgtaaactaatgtaagatcttttagatcactactttagtgatctaaaatatcttatattagtttacagagggagtaacaaaTAAATAAATAGGATAGCTGTTACCTATTGGCATTTACAAGAATTGGAGCCCACAAGCACTGAAATAGATGTGATTGCAAGACTACATGGTTAAATGGGCAAGTTGTGTTCAAAGGCACAAATTAACACTGTATGCATTGGAAATGCAGTTTAGACTGATGCAGCTTCAGGGTATGTCCGGATTGTGACCAAAGTCTACCCGATTAATTTTCTGGCATGAAAAAAAAGCCTGGACTTGTCTGATGGTTGCCAACCTTTTTGGAATGCCCACGCTTTTTTGCCCACTCTAGTTTATTTTTCTAGCCAATTTTGGCCAACTCATGGGCAagcaaaacctcaaccaaaattttggctggcCAACCTTTTAGTAGGGCAACCTTGGGCATAAACCAAACATGCCCTTAGATTGTCTTGCTGATTTGGTAACAAATCTTTCCCTGGTAACTATAAGACTGGTTGTTTGCTCACATTTCTTTAATCTAAATCATGTTACTCTTCCAGTGAGAAACAAGAGTGAAGATATCCTAACCTAACTCTGCTAAGGAAAATTAAGATGATCATGCCAGGAAAATTCCCACTATGCGtgccaatcattcatttgcacaatCTTAAGAGCCTGTTTATTTCAGATATCTACTGATCAAGATTAAAAAAAACTAATGTGCACATAGTACACAATATTCCATACACAACGAGAACATCATGAAAAATGTACTGTCTGAATGATCCTTTGATCTACAATGCCAGCGTCTTTTAAATCTCTTTTTTTTTTCAAAGAGAAGGCATTCTATGGCAAGTAGGAAGAAACTATGAAACAAAGTAGTTATTTGCTTACTTAAAGATCAGAAACTTATCAGAATTGACATAGAAGAAAGGTATTACATATGGCTGTGTAGAAGTGTGAGAAGTCGGTACCTGGGGTCCATGAATGGTCCAAGATGAAGAATCTCCTTAAAGCTCACATGCACTCTCAGTTTAGAAAGATCATTGCTGTATCTCTTGAATGGAATGATTAATACAGCTGGTAGCTTGTTAATCAACTGTGTTTGAATTGCACAACTGTTGACATCTTTCTGCTCATTTTGGTTTTCCTCCATTTGTtgggcaatatgatcatccagCATTGCCTGCTTCGCACAACCCTGATTTTGAGTGCTGGTATCCGGACTATCCTGGGCACTGAGCAGGTCAGTCTGTTTATCAGCTGGAAGCCCAGCTTCTTGTACACCTTGATCAATTTCAGCTTTTTCACTGGCTGTGCTGCAAGAGGCGGAGTCCTTTTCACCACAGCTCGTCCCTGAAGTAATTGCTTCAGTAGTTATGTTTCCAGAGAGTATAACTTGATGATGTACATCTGAACGATATGGTTGCCTACTTGGAGATTCTACGGACAAGCTATTACAGTCACTAGATCGCTCACTTGGGCATGTTTTCCTGTCTGACAGCTCAGTCTGATCTCCATCAACAGTCGTATTTATATTGGTGCTTGCCATGATCTGTTCAGCAACCTTGGAACAGTTCTCACAACGTTCCTTCACTCGACGCGCAAACAGTTCCAGGCAGTCCTCAATCGACACAAGAGAGTTCATATGTCCGGCCTCATCATGAACAATATCACTGCTCTGAGCTTCCTCCTTTTCTTTGGTAGTAACTTTTACTGAGTAAGTCGTCTCCTTATCTTCTGGATTACGAGAATCtattgttgcttcctccattccttcAGTGTCATCAAATAAGTCAGGAATGAAATCCAAAATTTCTATTGGCACCCCATTGATCTCTTGTGGGACATCATTCTTCCGAGTCTGCATATGACCGTGTACAACATCCTTCACTTCGCTAGAATCTGCAGATTCAAACATACAGGGCTTAGTATTAGCAAGACCATGCAACCAGAAGCCCTCACTCATCCTTTGCATAGAATCTTTATTGTCCACACTTTAAGCTGTTTATCTTTTTCGACAGTATCCAAACACGCTTAAGTTAACCAACCATTTGGAGTAACACCAACTGTATGATGGTAAGGACTAAAGACCCTGGGCTTCCCATGGCAGTTTGAATTACTACACTACGGTGAACACCTTTGCCATGTTAAGACTGCTGAAACATCCTGTCGGATTTTATGTAGCCACCCCAAAGGTTATCCTGCTATTTCTTCTATCCATGTGTAAAACGTCCATAACAATTACCATCATAACAATTGTGCACACTTTAAGCTGTTTATTTTTTTCCGACGGTATCCAAACACACTTAAGTTGACCAACCATTTGGAGTAACACCTACTGTATGATGGTAAGGACCCTGGTCTTCCCATGGCAGTTTCAGTTTGAACTACTACGCTACGGTGAACACCTTTGCCATGTTAAGACTGCTGAAACATCCTGTCGGATTTTATGTAGCCACCCAAAAAGATTTTCCTGCTATTTCTTTTATCCATGTGTAAAACGTCCATAACAGTTCTCTGCTTAGCTAGTAATGAAGTCCCATTCCAAAAAGTACCATTTGCTTGTTTTCAGAGAAATAGCAAATAATACTAGTAGATCACACAATTCTGCATGTTCCTGCATTCTTTCCTCAAAAGTTGTATGATCTCAGAGGTTCACCATTGCCTTTTAAGTTGAGTACAGGAGTGCATACACTTACCAACTTGCAATGGCCTGGGGGTTTTCTCCATTGCCCCATCTCCCAATCCTGAACCCGAAATAGGAGATGGTCAGTCGGGTGGTGATGCCGATGAGGGGCGACGGAGGGGGCGACGGGAGGGGCGCCGAGGGCGCCCGACCGGTGAGCACCGGATCGGGGGTCGCGGCTAGGCCTCACGTCGGTGGCCGCTTCTGGGCATTGGCCGGTGCCGACGAGGATGACGCAGACGGGGAAGAGGATCCAGAGGCCACTCCACCAACGCCCACTCCATCGGACCTCTTCTGCGAGTTCTTCAATGCGGGATACGACGAGGACGACGTAGCCTCGACGGTGGATCGGGTCTTGCCGGTGGAGGATCAGGCAAGGGTTGGCCTTCATGCGAGCGAGAGGACGGAGATGGTTAGACGCGTAGTGcatcggcgaacggcggcgacgacacTCCGGCCATGGAAGGGTCCCCTTCCCAAGGTTAGTCTACCAAACCTAACGCTTCTCGATATGATTCATCCAGATTCTTGGATCCAAGTCAAAAGGAAGAAGAGGCCGACCCGTCCGGGAAGTGTGCCGGCGGCGGCCGCAGCGAGATCGCCGGCGAGGCATGCCAGCGAGATCTCGCGGATGAGAGACGATCGTTTGAACGATCTGTTGGGCCGAACGGTCGGTGGGCCGGTTCTGAGTGAGCCGGGCCCTGTACTCCCTGGGCCTACGTCAATCGGGTATGAGGCCCAGATTGAACGCGAGAATACGGCGGTTCAGGTCGAACGTGATTGCCTGATCGACGTAGCGCCTCAGAGACATCGGGCGACGGGTCCTAGGGTTTTTCCACGTTCGACGAGGCCGCGCTTCTGTGACCGAGGGGCGAGCCGTGCTCGCCGGATTCCTTCGCTCTGAAGCATGGCGGGCGGAGGACCGCCGCCGGCCAAAACCAGCTGCCAGGTAGGCGCGACTGGCGGCGTCGGGCGCGGAGGTCCGCCGGTGCCGGGTGGTGGCGGACGCGGCGGGGCGCCGGCAGCGCAGGGCGCAGGACGGGGACGTGCTGGCGCGCTGCCCGGTGATAGACGCGTGGCCGCCCCCACGCTGCCCGGCCAGGCGGCTCCGGGGGGGATCGGCTACCGACCTCCACCGCATGGGGGCTTGCCCAGGACCGGCGCTGCAGGACGCGGGATACAGCAGCCGGGGAATCGATCTCCAGGGCCTGCCAGGGGCCGTGGTGACCTTCGGCCGCCGGCACCTCCTCCCGTGGCTGCTGCAGGGCGGGGCAACCCAACGGCGAAGCAACCAGCTATGGGTGGGCAGCTCCGTCCCACGGCAGTTCAGACCGGGGCTAGGCCGCCTCTTTTTGTGGCTAGACAGTCGCACAACGCGGCGGCTCCGGTCCTACAGCAGGCGCAGTTTCAGGACGCTACGGCAGCAGGGGGAGTTTCGGAGGTGCCTCGAGGAAAGTGGGGAGATGATGGGCTTAACGCGTATGGAGACGAACAACACCGGGGGTCCTCGTCCACAGGTGGTGGGCGGGGATATGCTTGGCAGAGTGATGGCTCCACAGAGAGACCCTTCCTGGGGCCGATGGGAGGCTTCGTCGAAGGGGCATCAGGACCGGCTAACAGAAACCGCGGTGGTTTCCGTGGTAACCGTGGCCGGGGTGGTCGCTACCGCCCTAGACAGCATCCTGTGGTTGTGGATCAGACAGCGGTTGATGAGGGCACTCAGGAGATGGCCATAGAGGTGGCTACGGCTACGACTGAGGCGGTTGCCTCGGATGAGGTCGTGTCGGTGGAGGGCTCTGACAGGACCGAGCTGGACCGGGCGGCTAAGTATGctcgaaagaaagaaaaaatgctTTGCTATCGGTGTGGAAATAAGGGTCACTTCATTGCTGAGTGTGAGGCGGCCTTATGCGACGGGTGTGGTAAGCCAGATCATGCCTCAGGGGATTGTCCGCTTATGAGAGAGCAGCTACCCAATCTCATGATGTATGGTGTGTTTTGTTCTGAGCTTACTTTTTTTGAGTCTCCGGTCGAGAGGGAAGTCACTGATGAGGTGCGCAGTGTGACAACGGGGATTGTTAAAGTGACTAAAGGAGAAGTCTCTGAAGTCCAGGTTGTGCAGCGGCTGCGGGAGCTGGCCCCGGGCGACTTCCTCTGGGAGCTAGTCAGTCTTGAGCCTAACGCGTTCAGAGTGGAGTTTCCTTCGGTAGAGGATTTACAGAGGTTACTCAGTTTTGGGATGTGTAAGGTGCCAGGTACGGAGGGCAT
This portion of the Triticum dicoccoides isolate Atlit2015 ecotype Zavitan chromosome 7A, WEW_v2.0, whole genome shotgun sequence genome encodes:
- the LOC119327801 gene encoding formin-like protein 13 produces the protein MEGRVLRRSVTLADQLAAVGPPAAAPPGQPGSCNLRDLLKLRDEDDGRRAAAVTLASAMQADRRASSSPPSSSAAVAAAAARTLLDIIRDDQPAPPASHAVVSATGVGDPFVRRAVSLPAPGPALTRPVAAPVTPPEASPPQPPTDQAAEEEEEQGERVSLMALLEQTERQWSAGATAQQEQEQDPAVAASEPSSQDALVPEDDAELPEPGRGAGCCCVCMARAKGAAFIPCGHTFCRACARELLAGRGRCPLCNAAILDVLDIF